The Rattus rattus isolate New Zealand chromosome 1, Rrattus_CSIRO_v1, whole genome shotgun sequence genome includes a region encoding these proteins:
- the LOC116889945 gene encoding olfactory receptor 6C76-like, producing MKNRTSVSEFILLGLTNDPKLNILIFIFLFLTYILSITGNLTIITLTLIDFHLKTPMYFFLRNFSFLEIAFTTVSIPRFLVSIVTGDMTISYNSCMAQVFFFILLGSTEFFLLTAMSYDRYVAICKPLHYATIMNNRVCIQLIVSSWLVGFLIIFPPVIMGLQLDFCDSNIIDHFTCDSSPMLLLSCTDTAFLELLAFFLAVFTLMVTFSLVILSYMFILRTILKIPSAEQRKKAFSTCSSHMIVVSISYGSCIFMYVKTSAKEGVALTKGIAVLNTSVAPMLNPFIYSLRNKQVKESFKTLVKKCISNNN from the coding sequence atgaaaaatcgAACATCTGTGAGTGAATTTATTCTCCTGGGATTAACAAATGACCCAAagctaaacattttaatttttatatttttatttctcacttaTATTTTGAGCATTACTGGAAATCTGACCATTATTACACTCACTTTGATAGATTTTCACCTCAAgacacccatgtacttcttccttcGAAATTTCTCTTTCCTAGAAATCGCATTTACGacagtatccattcctcggttccTTGTGAGCATTGTAACAGGGGATATGACCATCTCCTATAACTCTTGTATGGCTCAGGTATTCTTCTTCATACTCCTGGGTTCAACTGAATTTTTCCTTCTGACTGCTATGTCCTATGACAGATATGTGGCTATCTGTAAGCCCTTGCATTATGCCACAATAATGAACAACAGAGTCTGCATTCAGCTCATAGTTAGCTCTTGGCTGGTTGGATTTCTCATCATCTTTCCACCTGTGATCATGGGCCTTCAACTGGATTTCTGTGACTCCAACATCATTGACCATTTCACCTGTGACTCTTCTCCCATGCTGCTCCTCTCTTGCACAGACACAGCCTTTCTGGAACTCTTGGCATTCTTCCTGGCAGTATTCACGCTCATGGTAACCTTCTCATTAGTGATTCTGTCCTACATGTTCATCCTTAGGACAATTCTAAAAATACCCTCTGCTGAACAAAGGAAAAAGGCATTTTCTACCTGTTCCTCACACATGATTGTTGTGTCCATTTCCTATGGAAgctgtatatttatgtatgtcaaAACTTCAGCAAAGGAAGGTGTGGCTTTGACTAAGGGTATAGCAGTGCTCAACACCTCTGTTGCCCCGATGCTGAATCCTTTTATTTACTCCCTtagaaacaaacaagtaaaagaatcCTTTAAGACCTTGGTCAAAAAATGCATTTCAAATAACAATTAA